From the Arthrobacter sp. PM3 genome, one window contains:
- a CDS encoding ATP-dependent DNA helicase RecG: MHAELELGLERRIGKRSAAVIEKHLGITTVGGLLNYFPRRYLNRGELTPISEVPLDEDVTLIARVVSSTTRQMRARRGSITDVVISDDAGTGPGPRGGALPGTLKISFFNAYRARAELQPGRRALFSGKVTRYAGSLGLTNPDFQLLDEDPDTPGMDPEQLAAMPIPIYPATAKLTSWSIQKVVSTLLDTAEFEDIDDPLPAGIAAREKFLPVADAYRLIHAPQTPADWQRARDRFRYQEALVLQSALARRRAQLAAEEATARRPVADGLLPAFDRQLPFTLTAGQAAVGKTLAGELAQDSPMNRLLQGEVGSGKTIVALRAMLQVVDAGGQAALLAPTEVLAAQHYESIRRTLGPLSRDGLLGGLGPDAVQVTLLTGSLPTAARRQAMLDAASGTAGIVIGTHALLSENVTFYDLGLIVVDEQHRFGVEQRDALRAKASRPPHLLVMTATPIPRTVAMTVFGDLETSVLDELPAGRAPISTHVVGLAEHPAWASRIWSRAREEIDAGHQVYVVCPKIGTDDDGDFSPGEAEPSAADLEGENGARELASVTGVVDHLRDEPALSGVPVAPLHGRQDPVLKSETMASFTANQTKLLVSTTVIEVGVDVHNATLMVILDADRFGISQLHQLRGRVGRGGLPGTCLLVTTLEPGHPSRRRLDAVAATTDGFELSQEDLKLRREGDILGASQSGGRSTLRLLRVLEHEDVIARARQDAQAIIGADPDLGCHAGLAAAIDDYLNPEKEAFLERG; this comes from the coding sequence ATGCACGCTGAACTTGAACTGGGCCTGGAACGGCGGATCGGAAAACGCTCCGCTGCCGTCATCGAAAAACACCTCGGCATCACTACTGTCGGCGGGCTCCTGAACTACTTCCCGCGCCGTTATCTCAACCGCGGGGAGCTGACGCCCATCAGCGAGGTGCCGCTGGACGAGGACGTGACCCTGATCGCCCGGGTGGTCTCCAGCACCACCCGGCAAATGCGCGCCCGCCGCGGTTCGATCACCGACGTCGTCATTTCCGACGACGCCGGCACCGGCCCGGGGCCTCGCGGCGGGGCCCTGCCGGGGACCCTGAAGATCAGCTTCTTCAACGCCTACCGGGCCAGGGCCGAGCTCCAGCCGGGCCGGCGCGCCCTGTTCTCCGGCAAGGTCACCCGCTACGCCGGCTCCCTGGGCCTGACCAACCCGGACTTCCAGCTCCTCGACGAGGACCCGGACACCCCGGGCATGGACCCGGAGCAGCTCGCCGCCATGCCCATCCCGATTTACCCGGCCACGGCCAAACTCACCAGCTGGTCCATCCAGAAGGTCGTCTCCACCCTGCTGGACACCGCGGAGTTCGAGGACATCGACGACCCCCTGCCGGCCGGGATCGCCGCGCGGGAGAAATTCCTGCCCGTGGCGGACGCCTACCGTCTCATCCACGCCCCGCAGACCCCGGCGGACTGGCAGCGCGCCCGCGACCGCTTTCGCTACCAGGAGGCCCTGGTGCTGCAGTCGGCCCTGGCCCGGCGCCGCGCCCAGCTGGCCGCGGAGGAAGCCACGGCGCGCCGCCCCGTTGCCGACGGGCTGCTGCCGGCCTTCGACCGCCAGCTGCCGTTCACCCTGACCGCCGGGCAGGCCGCCGTCGGCAAGACCCTCGCCGGGGAACTCGCGCAGGACTCGCCCATGAACCGGCTCCTGCAGGGCGAGGTGGGCTCCGGCAAGACCATCGTGGCCCTGCGCGCCATGCTTCAGGTGGTCGATGCCGGGGGACAGGCTGCGCTGCTGGCCCCGACCGAGGTACTCGCCGCCCAGCACTACGAATCGATCCGCCGCACGCTGGGCCCGCTGTCCCGGGACGGGCTCCTCGGCGGGCTGGGCCCGGACGCCGTCCAGGTCACGCTCCTCACCGGTTCGCTGCCGACCGCCGCCCGCAGGCAGGCCATGCTGGACGCAGCCTCGGGGACCGCCGGTATCGTGATCGGCACCCACGCGCTCCTGAGCGAAAACGTCACCTTCTATGATCTCGGACTGATCGTGGTGGACGAACAGCACCGCTTCGGCGTCGAACAGCGCGATGCCCTCCGGGCCAAGGCCAGCCGGCCCCCGCACCTGCTGGTCATGACCGCCACCCCGATTCCCCGGACCGTGGCCATGACCGTGTTCGGCGACCTCGAAACCTCTGTGCTGGACGAACTCCCCGCCGGCCGCGCCCCGATCTCCACCCACGTGGTGGGGCTCGCCGAGCACCCCGCCTGGGCCAGCCGGATCTGGTCCCGCGCCCGGGAGGAGATCGACGCCGGCCATCAGGTTTACGTGGTCTGTCCCAAGATCGGCACGGACGACGACGGCGACTTCAGCCCCGGCGAAGCCGAACCATCCGCCGCGGACCTGGAGGGCGAGAACGGCGCGCGGGAACTCGCTTCGGTCACCGGCGTCGTCGACCACCTCCGGGACGAACCCGCACTGTCCGGCGTGCCGGTGGCGCCCCTGCACGGCCGGCAGGACCCCGTCCTGAAATCCGAGACGATGGCGTCCTTCACGGCTAACCAGACGAAACTGCTGGTCTCCACCACGGTGATCGAGGTCGGCGTCGACGTCCACAACGCCACGCTCATGGTGATCCTCGACGCGGACCGGTTCGGCATTTCCCAGCTCCACCAGCTCCGCGGCCGGGTGGGCCGCGGCGGGCTCCCCGGGACCTGCCTGCTGGTCACCACCCTGGAACCGGGGCATCCGAGCCGGCGGCGCCTCGACGCCGTCGCCGCCACCACCGACGGGTTCGAACTCTCCCAGGAGGACCTCAAGCTGCGGCGCGAGGGCGACATCCTGGGCGCCTCGCAGTCCGGCGGCCGGTCCACCCTGAGGCTGCTGCGCGTGCTGGAGCACGAGGACGTGATCGCCCGGGCCCGGCAGGACGCCCAGGCGATCATCGGCGCGGACCCGGACCTGGGCTGCCATGCCGGGCTCGCCGCCGCCATTGACGATTACCTGAACCCCGAGAAGGAGGCGTTCCTTGAACGCGGCTAG
- a CDS encoding DAK2 domain-containing protein codes for MKRWLSKAETTLGNHSDRLNAINIFPVADGDTGTNLYLTVRAAAHALRETVPDTAAMPQITAELLSADPAVHVVGPPDPAHNDVGAVLSRAGQAAMEQARGNSGTLFAVFLCAAAEPLAGHARLSSPLLATALDRAQLRAWSALSEPVPGTMLSVMEAAARAAAAVDAEHGGDDSNHTLGLALDAAVEAALAAVVRTEDQLAALHTAHVVDAGGVGMLLILDCLRSAVLGEELQSELLDGLHGYDVQDPHIHADMPRDDGVEVMCTISLSPLDAAMLRQRLDEMGDSVIMSQVGGDADANGAYRWRVHVHVPAADAAVVLIRSLGEPDDLSVSELAVPRDPAADPRNPDGHAR; via the coding sequence ATGAAGCGGTGGTTGAGCAAGGCGGAAACAACGCTCGGGAACCACAGCGACCGCCTGAACGCCATCAACATCTTTCCCGTGGCCGACGGCGATACCGGCACCAACCTCTACCTGACTGTCCGTGCGGCGGCCCACGCGCTGCGCGAAACGGTGCCGGACACGGCGGCCATGCCCCAGATCACCGCCGAGCTCCTCAGCGCCGACCCGGCGGTGCACGTGGTCGGGCCGCCCGACCCCGCGCACAACGACGTCGGCGCCGTCCTCTCGAGGGCCGGGCAGGCCGCTATGGAACAGGCCCGCGGCAACTCCGGCACGCTCTTTGCCGTGTTCCTCTGCGCCGCCGCCGAGCCGCTGGCCGGCCATGCCCGGCTCAGCTCCCCGCTGCTGGCCACCGCCCTGGACCGTGCCCAGCTCCGGGCCTGGTCCGCGCTCAGCGAACCCGTACCGGGCACCATGCTCTCGGTCATGGAAGCCGCCGCCCGGGCCGCAGCCGCCGTGGACGCCGAACACGGCGGCGACGACAGCAACCACACCCTCGGCCTGGCCTTGGACGCCGCCGTCGAAGCCGCCTTGGCCGCCGTCGTCCGCACCGAGGACCAGCTCGCAGCCCTGCATACCGCCCACGTGGTGGACGCCGGCGGCGTGGGAATGCTCCTGATCCTGGACTGCCTGCGTTCGGCCGTGCTCGGCGAGGAACTCCAAAGCGAACTCCTCGACGGCCTGCACGGCTACGACGTCCAGGACCCGCACATCCACGCCGACATGCCGCGCGACGACGGCGTGGAAGTCATGTGCACCATCTCCCTGTCCCCGCTGGACGCCGCCATGCTGCGGCAGCGGCTCGACGAAATGGGCGACTCCGTGATCATGAGCCAGGTCGGCGGCGACGCCGACGCCAATGGTGCCTACCGGTGGCGTGTCCACGTCCACGTCCCGGCCGCGGATGCCGCCGTCGTCCTCATCCGTTCGCTCGGCGAGCCCGACGACCTCTCCGTGAGCGAACTCGCCGTGCCGCGCGACCCTGCCGCCGATCCCCGAAACCCCGACGGACATGCACGCTGA
- the thiL gene encoding thiamine-phosphate kinase, with translation MTVAGLSESQLLERIFPRLDAGPAAAESLILGPGDDAAIVASPDGRTVLSIDTQVADQDFRHQWNNGYRTTGYDVGWKAAAQNLSDINAMGARSTSLVVSLTMPPETPVAWVEDFADGITAGIRDLGATGCAVAGGDLGRGRELAVSVAILGTLDGKEPVLRSGARPGDTVALAGTVGRAAAGLALLESDTGFRDLSAGQRDLMDTQCRPRPPLAAGPAARDAGASAMMDISDGLVRDGNRLAAASHAVLNLNPAALRELTGPLLPASDLLGTDPMLWVLGGGEDHGLLATFPQDVQLPPGFTAIGSVEAPAPTDSTGVKIAGRPADTVGWDHFAD, from the coding sequence CTGACCGTGGCAGGGCTCTCCGAGTCCCAGCTGCTGGAGCGCATCTTCCCGCGGCTTGACGCGGGCCCGGCCGCCGCGGAATCTCTGATCCTGGGGCCGGGCGACGACGCCGCCATCGTCGCGTCCCCGGACGGGCGGACCGTGCTGAGCATCGATACCCAGGTGGCGGACCAGGACTTCCGGCACCAGTGGAACAACGGCTACCGGACCACCGGGTACGACGTCGGCTGGAAGGCCGCCGCGCAGAACCTCAGCGACATCAACGCCATGGGCGCCCGTTCCACCTCCCTGGTGGTCAGCCTGACCATGCCGCCGGAGACCCCGGTGGCGTGGGTGGAGGACTTCGCGGACGGCATCACGGCCGGCATCCGGGACCTGGGCGCCACGGGCTGCGCGGTGGCCGGCGGCGACCTCGGCCGCGGCCGTGAGCTCGCGGTCAGCGTCGCGATCCTGGGCACCCTGGACGGCAAGGAGCCTGTCCTCCGCTCCGGCGCCCGGCCGGGGGACACCGTGGCCCTGGCCGGCACGGTGGGCCGCGCCGCCGCCGGGCTGGCGCTGCTGGAGTCGGACACCGGCTTCCGTGACCTCAGCGCGGGGCAGCGGGACCTCATGGACACCCAGTGCCGGCCGCGGCCGCCGCTCGCGGCAGGCCCCGCCGCACGGGACGCCGGAGCCTCCGCCATGATGGATATCTCGGACGGCCTGGTCCGGGACGGCAACCGCCTCGCCGCGGCCAGCCACGCCGTCCTCAACCTGAACCCCGCCGCCCTGAGGGAACTCACCGGCCCGCTCCTGCCGGCGTCGGACCTGCTGGGAACGGACCCGATGCTTTGGGTGCTCGGCGGCGGCGAGGACCACGGGCTGCTGGCCACATTTCCGCAGGACGTTCAGCTGCCTCCCGGGTTCACTGCGATAGGCTCGGTAGAGGCCCCTGCACCAACGGACAGCACGGGCGTGAAGATCGCGGGCCGGCCCGCTGACACTGTGGGATGGGATCACTTTGCAGACTAA
- a CDS encoding DUF563 domain-containing protein produces MEAIEHHALALHFGERIEVLDICAEPHQELRVWEEFFPNADVHGIYSKNADSIHCDVPENTDVSQRFGAEFWADMALQRSPHLIISDGRLSHCQQLELFTYLFPVAEPGGVLVFEHRGRSGKSSADDENVLHALLYKIVDSDFDSSSLLAKRDDFLGYCARNIAAIEYIECGVVIRKRIFEQHKFTARPLSALAEETWTVDEPSTYSRVTPRIFGSTVMDQRTRDLIRTLGARPAPEGQVGVISGVTVLDGGIVITSDGHVIEESFINARHLSRRGSLFRVGVSEIYVSERSISAQQTLVGDTYAIVKQTWDSNFGHWLVDTLPRVANLGERFPLASLKFVLNGAAQPRIRDLHTEGLGLFGINADQVEFADWRPIFVEHAVYATPMTIPPFTKSPHAISILEGLVSRCSPEVRSKFSGTRRIYLTRNKYPRRNLVNEEDILPDVLRAGYEVIAPEELSLEEQIALFASASHVIGNMGAAFSSLAFSPSCVKVFVLATEFMLHDYFYDLVCHKNGEYWALQGTAVGSDLDIGSDFSVDANVFRELLVEFNR; encoded by the coding sequence ATGGAAGCCATCGAACACCACGCCTTGGCCCTGCACTTCGGCGAGCGGATTGAAGTACTCGATATATGTGCCGAGCCGCACCAGGAGTTACGAGTTTGGGAGGAGTTCTTTCCGAATGCGGACGTACACGGAATCTACTCGAAAAACGCTGACTCCATCCATTGCGATGTTCCGGAAAACACAGATGTGTCCCAGCGATTTGGGGCGGAATTCTGGGCGGACATGGCACTTCAGCGATCACCCCACCTCATCATTAGTGATGGTCGCTTAAGCCACTGCCAACAGCTAGAGCTGTTTACCTACCTTTTTCCGGTTGCGGAGCCGGGGGGTGTCCTGGTTTTCGAGCACCGAGGCCGTAGTGGGAAGAGTTCGGCGGATGACGAAAATGTATTGCACGCCTTGCTTTACAAAATCGTGGACTCTGATTTTGACAGCTCATCATTGCTGGCAAAACGAGACGACTTCCTGGGCTACTGTGCCCGAAATATTGCGGCAATCGAATACATTGAGTGTGGTGTCGTAATCCGCAAACGAATATTCGAACAACATAAATTCACGGCAAGGCCCTTGAGCGCGCTAGCCGAGGAAACGTGGACGGTTGATGAACCGAGTACATACAGTCGGGTGACTCCAAGGATTTTCGGGTCGACAGTCATGGACCAGCGTACACGGGATTTGATCCGAACACTTGGAGCCCGCCCCGCCCCGGAAGGCCAGGTTGGCGTAATCAGCGGCGTTACCGTGTTGGACGGAGGGATAGTCATAACGAGCGACGGTCATGTCATTGAGGAGTCGTTTATTAACGCTCGTCATTTGTCTCGACGGGGTTCGCTTTTTCGCGTGGGTGTTAGCGAAATATACGTGTCTGAGCGTTCGATATCGGCACAGCAGACGCTTGTCGGCGATACGTATGCAATTGTAAAGCAGACCTGGGACTCAAACTTTGGTCACTGGCTAGTTGACACCCTCCCGCGTGTAGCAAATTTGGGGGAACGGTTTCCGTTGGCGTCTCTAAAATTCGTGCTAAATGGCGCCGCCCAGCCGCGCATTCGAGATCTGCACACAGAAGGCCTTGGGCTATTCGGAATTAATGCCGATCAGGTCGAATTCGCAGACTGGCGTCCGATTTTCGTGGAGCATGCCGTTTATGCAACGCCCATGACGATACCTCCGTTTACTAAGTCTCCTCACGCGATCTCTATACTCGAAGGGCTGGTTTCTAGATGTTCGCCCGAGGTTAGATCTAAGTTCTCTGGAACTCGCAGGATTTATCTGACTCGAAACAAATATCCTCGAAGAAATCTCGTTAACGAGGAAGACATTTTACCGGACGTTCTGCGTGCGGGCTATGAAGTAATCGCACCTGAAGAGTTGTCACTTGAGGAGCAGATTGCGTTGTTTGCTTCGGCAAGCCATGTCATTGGCAATATGGGTGCTGCGTTTTCTAGCCTTGCTTTCAGTCCTTCCTGCGTGAAGGTTTTCGTGTTAGCCACTGAGTTCATGTTGCATGATTACTTTTATGACCTTGTTTGTCACAAGAATGGCGAATACTGGGCCCTGCAGGGAACTGCCGTCGGTTCCGATCTGGACATTGGTTCGGATTTCTCGGTCGATGCAAATGTATTCCGTGAACTTTTGGTGGAGTTTAATAGATAA
- a CDS encoding glycosyltransferase — MKDNVVPVLEVIVPVFQGRAWVASCFKSLNAQTLDRFNFRVTFVFNGADDGARGLLVSLLEESPGLDFRILHSDRQGAAAARNHGLVGIEATHITWVDVDDVLSPDYLELLYREIAPGVVPAALLVDLDADGTVHADGPIAQDFLSQQDPRCTPADVPRLLTYMVGKVLPLEWVTESPLSEALESGEDVAFYGSLVLRHDFSLSLWPGVSGAVYYRRKVPGSVSRREPSRDFMVRQRCDVIELLSRALDSSVSAANESVVLGFMNSQASFIRRFLESHPEERRSVMDEITARKIRRFPWRVTVGVPHDLVIAYNFAPYTDTGATIVSKRIREAGRPVDVISNQMGKARESRDENLLLAAPYIAQHHQLSAPTTFGHPKGVKSFVDHGMRVYENLSRAGRSYERMYSRSMWPASHFLAARIKAADPTIVWTAEFSDPVRLTTMGTFRSGDLAGTKLFESFRDLADREGFELLLEDPDLFKWAELLPYLMADRLVFTNDHQLETMTDYAPPEIHDLVRSKAVIAVHPTLPREFYAMGNADAPPAGKINIGYFGDFYSTRGLQEVLQALRSLDRAQQENLCLSVFTSKAPKDLDESSGGDLSHVLRTGPRVSFLDFLATLDTFDVLIVNDAATAEHHIRNPYLPSKLSDYRGARPKIWAIAEPDSPLSRFPADLSSARGDVQGARRVLHDILGHRPTRCPAESRGPAVGV, encoded by the coding sequence ATGAAAGACAATGTGGTGCCGGTCCTTGAAGTTATCGTTCCTGTCTTCCAAGGCAGGGCGTGGGTCGCATCGTGCTTCAAGTCTTTGAATGCCCAGACGCTTGACCGATTCAATTTCCGCGTGACGTTCGTTTTCAATGGCGCGGATGACGGTGCGCGCGGTCTGCTCGTGTCGCTACTTGAGGAGAGTCCTGGACTGGACTTTCGCATCCTTCACTCCGACAGGCAGGGTGCCGCCGCTGCCAGGAACCACGGGCTTGTTGGCATCGAAGCCACTCACATTACGTGGGTGGACGTCGACGATGTGCTCTCACCCGACTACTTGGAACTTCTCTACAGAGAGATCGCCCCGGGTGTGGTACCCGCGGCCCTCCTGGTGGACTTGGACGCGGACGGTACCGTCCACGCAGACGGGCCAATCGCTCAGGACTTTTTGTCGCAGCAAGATCCCCGGTGCACACCTGCAGACGTCCCGCGGTTGCTAACCTACATGGTCGGTAAAGTGCTCCCGTTGGAATGGGTGACAGAGTCTCCTCTCTCGGAGGCGTTAGAAAGCGGAGAAGACGTTGCCTTTTATGGGTCACTCGTCTTGAGGCATGACTTCAGCCTCTCCCTCTGGCCGGGTGTCTCGGGCGCGGTGTACTACCGCAGGAAGGTGCCCGGGTCCGTATCGCGCCGCGAACCGAGTCGCGATTTCATGGTCCGCCAGCGCTGTGACGTCATCGAGCTACTGTCGCGGGCCCTGGACTCGTCCGTTAGTGCTGCCAACGAGTCGGTGGTCCTGGGTTTCATGAATTCGCAGGCTTCATTTATCCGTCGCTTCCTCGAATCCCACCCGGAAGAACGCCGGTCGGTGATGGATGAGATTACGGCCCGGAAGATCCGACGGTTCCCGTGGAGGGTTACGGTCGGCGTCCCTCACGATCTAGTGATCGCGTACAATTTTGCTCCGTACACGGATACCGGAGCGACGATTGTGTCTAAGCGAATTCGTGAAGCGGGACGCCCTGTCGACGTCATCAGCAATCAAATGGGAAAGGCCAGAGAGTCGCGAGACGAAAACTTGCTGCTGGCCGCACCCTACATCGCGCAGCACCATCAGCTTTCAGCCCCGACCACATTCGGCCACCCAAAGGGTGTGAAAAGCTTCGTCGATCACGGAATGCGAGTGTATGAGAACTTGAGCCGTGCCGGTCGCAGCTATGAGCGCATGTACAGCCGGAGTATGTGGCCAGCCTCACATTTCTTGGCTGCGAGGATCAAAGCAGCCGATCCTACGATTGTCTGGACGGCCGAATTTTCTGACCCAGTCCGCCTGACGACCATGGGTACCTTTCGGAGTGGCGATTTGGCTGGAACAAAGTTATTCGAATCGTTTCGCGATCTCGCCGACAGAGAAGGCTTTGAGCTTCTGCTCGAGGACCCGGATCTTTTCAAGTGGGCGGAGCTACTGCCGTATCTGATGGCGGATCGCCTGGTATTCACCAATGATCACCAGCTTGAGACTATGACTGACTATGCCCCGCCAGAGATCCATGACCTCGTGCGGTCAAAGGCAGTGATTGCGGTTCATCCCACTTTGCCTAGAGAGTTCTACGCTATGGGCAACGCGGACGCCCCCCCAGCAGGGAAAATCAATATCGGGTATTTCGGTGATTTCTACTCCACCCGGGGCCTCCAGGAGGTGTTGCAGGCCTTACGCTCCCTGGACCGTGCTCAGCAGGAGAATTTGTGTCTTTCAGTTTTCACCAGCAAGGCACCGAAGGACCTCGACGAATCGAGCGGAGGGGACCTCAGCCACGTTCTGCGCACAGGGCCCCGCGTCTCCTTCCTGGACTTCCTTGCCACATTGGACACATTCGACGTCCTGATTGTGAACGATGCGGCTACGGCGGAGCATCACATACGAAATCCATATCTGCCTTCAAAACTGAGCGACTATCGGGGGGCCCGACCGAAGATTTGGGCAATCGCGGAGCCCGACAGCCCGCTGTCGCGGTTCCCCGCTGACCTCTCCAGTGCCCGTGGCGACGTGCAGGGCGCCCGACGCGTACTGCACGACATCCTAGGACACCGACCGACGCGCTGTCCTGCCGAGTCGAGAGGACCGGCCGTTGGCGTCTGA
- a CDS encoding glycosyltransferase — protein sequence MLFIGQTRFSLFHPRSSSSVGAGSGFLTPEDYEVYLYSDERIGLRTDIFINQSLPQLALASKGFDLFHVVSYSAELPTKFQRLLEDAAERYQFLVLDRQYSKPTVDPHDIAAQVLDGSDAAYGVYQLDDDGVVSLDYFEQMSQYVTGANAGMQVSLATGITALGFDGNYSNFRSSYWPMHSMGLLSIWRRDNDGFLIGPDDAQHNLSDRTNPVIVDARKPGYFWVRHLTQDTSIRDRLGTGRAKLAENLQRYPSVSEDVDLGSIFPAIADRMILPVNEQLLDTAANLSEVPILYLDRPSSLFSLRLDAYFGEAAVTNSALVSLLLMDTKGADITDEVLIKALLETGIGLSGNRNVGFYRYLKTSPGRSTNSYEFALPEGVLCRGFIFQHWMNPETTIVLHSVDVFSQTRASA from the coding sequence TTGCTGTTCATAGGCCAGACGCGCTTTAGCCTGTTCCACCCACGGTCCTCATCGTCGGTGGGGGCTGGCAGCGGATTCCTGACGCCGGAAGATTACGAGGTCTACCTCTACTCAGATGAGCGGATCGGGTTGCGCACGGACATCTTCATCAACCAGTCGCTGCCACAGCTCGCTCTCGCCTCCAAAGGCTTCGATCTGTTCCATGTGGTCTCCTACTCGGCTGAGCTGCCGACCAAATTTCAGCGTCTTTTGGAGGACGCCGCGGAGCGATACCAGTTCCTGGTGCTTGATCGCCAATATTCAAAGCCTACGGTTGACCCGCACGACATTGCCGCCCAGGTTCTTGACGGAAGCGATGCGGCGTACGGCGTTTACCAGCTAGATGATGATGGGGTGGTTAGCCTCGATTACTTCGAGCAGATGAGCCAGTACGTGACCGGCGCAAACGCCGGAATGCAAGTTTCTCTCGCAACCGGTATCACTGCCCTGGGCTTTGACGGCAATTACAGTAACTTCCGGTCCTCGTACTGGCCCATGCACTCGATGGGGTTGCTCAGCATATGGCGGCGGGACAATGACGGGTTCCTGATCGGCCCGGACGATGCCCAGCACAACCTTTCAGACCGCACCAACCCCGTGATCGTTGATGCAAGGAAGCCCGGATACTTCTGGGTTCGACACCTCACCCAGGACACGTCCATTCGTGACAGGCTCGGCACGGGGCGGGCGAAGCTCGCCGAGAACCTGCAGCGCTACCCGTCCGTTTCGGAAGACGTTGACCTTGGGTCGATTTTTCCCGCCATCGCGGACCGCATGATCCTCCCAGTCAACGAGCAACTGCTGGATACGGCGGCGAACCTCTCAGAAGTGCCGATTCTCTACCTGGACCGCCCGTCCAGCCTGTTCTCTTTGCGCCTGGATGCCTACTTCGGCGAGGCCGCCGTGACAAACAGCGCACTGGTTAGCCTCCTGCTGATGGATACAAAAGGCGCCGACATTACCGATGAGGTCCTGATCAAGGCTTTGTTGGAAACGGGGATCGGCTTATCAGGCAACCGTAATGTCGGGTTTTATCGTTATCTCAAGACGTCCCCCGGGCGCAGCACGAACTCTTACGAGTTCGCTCTCCCGGAAGGCGTCCTCTGTCGAGGCTTCATCTTCCAGCATTGGATGAACCCTGAAACGACGATTGTTCTGCACTCCGTTGACGTCTTCTCGCAAACTCGAGCATCCGCATAG
- a CDS encoding acyltransferase: protein MRLFASREKSVRARVSELERDNAELRETIATLSQKVAGLGPRKVAYIPPFVFVDPTAVLDPSVNLMAAEDKPITIGARTRIARQTEMIGPVTIGAGCLINIGGFVRANVTIGDSVLVGPFTRFMSDTHELGGPTKRAMKPIWPPIVVGDGTWIGSGVTILGDVTIGTGCVIAAGAVVTKDVPDNTIVGGVPARIIRQMSDA from the coding sequence GTGCGCCTTTTCGCCTCCCGCGAGAAGTCAGTCCGCGCCCGCGTCTCTGAGCTGGAGCGGGACAACGCGGAACTCCGGGAAACCATTGCAACGCTAAGCCAGAAGGTCGCTGGCCTTGGCCCGCGCAAGGTTGCGTACATACCGCCGTTCGTATTTGTGGATCCCACCGCAGTGCTCGACCCGTCCGTGAACTTGATGGCGGCCGAAGATAAGCCGATCACCATTGGTGCGCGCACGCGGATTGCCCGCCAGACAGAGATGATCGGGCCAGTCACCATTGGTGCGGGGTGCCTTATCAACATCGGAGGGTTCGTTCGCGCGAATGTGACCATAGGGGACAGTGTTCTGGTTGGGCCCTTCACGAGATTCATGTCGGACACGCACGAGCTTGGCGGCCCCACAAAACGTGCAATGAAGCCGATCTGGCCACCCATTGTCGTGGGGGATGGAACGTGGATCGGTTCTGGCGTCACAATCCTGGGTGACGTCACGATTGGCACCGGTTGTGTGATCGCAGCCGGTGCCGTCGTGACGAAGGACGTGCCTGACAACACCATCGTGGGTGGCGTTCCTGCCCGGATCATTCGTCAAATGAGCGACGCCTAG